From Rhodamnia argentea isolate NSW1041297 chromosome 10, ASM2092103v1, whole genome shotgun sequence, a single genomic window includes:
- the LOC115739894 gene encoding uncharacterized protein LOC115739894 yields the protein MSSTRETTIHDLLKPWKSLLLHTAKAADAFSLFMKTALTLCTFASLSLVLYFVFSAQPQLPGRAFQPPALRRIATAEAEAPMNVSHILFGIGGSAKTWDERRHYSELWWRPNVTRGFVWLNQDPSLAAGAWPASSPPYRVSANTSHFKYTCWYGSRSAIRIARIVKESFELGLKGVRWFVMGDDDTVFFLENLIDVLAKYDHSQMYYIGANSESVEQDVIHSYTMAYGGGGFAVSYPLAAELARVLDGCIDRYAEMYGSDQKVQGCLSEIGVPVTKELGFHQVDIRGNPYGLLAAHPLAPLVSLHHMDYVDPIFPGLDQIGSLKKLQTAFEADPGRTLQHSFCYDLARNWSVSVSWGYTVQLYPSLVTAMELETAVQTFQTWRSWSNEPFTFNTRQVGLSPCEQPVVYFLDRVHRAGDGQTLTTYVRSPVDEKDCDLAHYAPALAVQSFNVSSSTFRPNMWKKAPRRQCCEVINGTNSTGKMVEVQIRGCNPMESVTPPDHIKIVFTGPS from the exons atgtctTCAACGAGAGAGACGACGATTCACGACCTACTGAAGCCATGGAAGTCCCTCCTCCTCCACACTGCCAAAGCCGCCGACGCCTTCTCCCTCTTCATGAAGACCGCCCTCACCCTCTGCACCTTCGCCTCCCTCTCCCTCGTCCTCTACTTTGTCTTCTCCGCCCAACCCCAACTTCCCGGCCGCGCCTTCCAGCCCCCCGCCCTCCGTCGCATTGCCACCGCCGAGGCCGAGGCTCCCATGAATGTGTCCCACATCCTGTTCGGCATTGGCGGCTCCGCGAAGACGTGGGACGAGCGCCGCCACTACAGTGAGCTCTGGTGGCGTCCCAACGTCACCCGCGGCTTCGTCTGGCTCAACCAGGACCCCTCTCTTGCCGCCGGGGCGTGGCCAGCCAGCTCCCCGCCGTACCGGGTCTCGGCCAACACGTCGCATTTCAAGTACACGTGCTGGTACGGGTCACGGTCGGCGATCCGGATAGCCCGCATCGTGAAGGAGAGCTTCGAGCTGGGGCTCAAGGGCGTGCGGTGGTTCGTGATGGGCGACGACGACACGGTGTTCTTTTTGGAGAACCTGATCGATGTCCTTGCCAAGTACGACCACAGCCAGATGTATTACATCGGAGCAAACTCCGAGAGTGTTGAGCAGGACGTGATCCACTCGTACACGATGGCTTACGGCGGTGGCGGGTTCGCCGTGAGTTACCCGCTTGCCGCGGAGCTCGCAAGGGTGTTGGATGGGTGCATCGACCGGTATGCGGAGATGTATGGGTCCGACCAGAAGGTGCAGGGCTGTTTGAGCGAGATTGGCGTGCCCGTCACTAAGGAGCTCGGGTTTCATCAG GTCGACATACGTGGCAACCCGTATGGCTTATTAGCGGCGCACCCATTGGCCCCTTTGGTCTCCCTCCACCACATGGACTATGTGGACCCCATCTTCCCGGGCCTGGATCAGATCGGCTCTTTAAAGAAACTCCAGACTGCATTTGAGGCGGACCCAGGCCGGACCCTCCAGCACAGCTTCTGCTACGACCTAGCCCGGAACTGGTCCGTGTCCGTGTCCTGGGGCTACACCGTCCAGCTCTACCCATCCCTCGTGACAGCGATGGAGCTGGAGACGGCAGTGCAGACGTTCCAGACGTGGCGGAGCTGGAGCAACGAGCCCTTCACATTCAACACCCGGCAAGTCGGCCTGAGCCCATGCGAGCAGCCCGTGGTGTATTTCTTGGACCGCGTCCACCGGGCCGGGGACGGCCAGACGCTGACCACGTACGTGAGGTCGCCTGTGGATGAGAAGGACTGTGACCTCGCGCACTATGCTCCTGCTTTGGCCGTCCAGAGCTTCAATGTGTCGAGTTCAACGTTCAGACCAAACATGTGGAAAAAG GCCCCACGAAGACAGTGCTGTGAGGTAATCAACGGAACAAACTCGACGGGCAAGATGGTCGAGGTCCAGATCAGAGGGTGCAACCCCATGGAGAGTGTGACTCCCCCCGACCACATCAAGATTGTCTTCACTGGACCATCTTAA